One genomic segment of Pagrus major chromosome 13, Pma_NU_1.0 includes these proteins:
- the LOC141007219 gene encoding histone H2B 1/2-like, translating to MPEPPKAAKKGSKKAVSKATKSGKKRRRTRKESYAIYVYKVLKQVHPDTGISSKAMGIMNSFVSDIFERIAGEASRLAHYNKRSTISSREIQTAVRLLLPGELAKHAVSEGTKAVTKYTSSK from the coding sequence ATGCCTGAACCACCAAAAGCAGCGAAGAAAGGCTCCAAGAAGGCCGTTTCTAAAGCCACCAAGAGCGGCAAGAAGAGGCGCAGGACCAGGAAGGAGAGCTACGCCATCTACGTCTACAAGGTGCTGAAGCAGGTGCACCCCGACACCGGCATCTCCTCCAAGGCGATGGGCATCATGAACTCCTTCGTGAGCGACATCTTCGAGCGCATCGCCGGCGAGGCCTCCCGCCTGGCCCACTACAACAAGCgctccaccatctcctccagGGAGATCCAGACCGCCGTCCGCCTGCTGCTGCCCGGGGAGCTGGCCAAGCACGCCGTGTCCGAGGGCACCAAGGCCGTGACCAAGTACACCAGCTCCAAGTAA
- the LOC141007610 gene encoding histone H4: protein MSGRGKGGKGLGKGGAKRHRKVLRDNIQGITKPAIRRLARRGGVKRISGLIYEETRGVLKVFLENVIRDAVTYTEHAKRKTVTAMDVVYALKRQGRTLYGFGG, encoded by the coding sequence ATGAGCGGAAGAGGAAAGGGAGGCAAAGGACTCGGTAAAGGAGGCGCCAAGCGGCACCGTAAAGTCCTCCGCGATAACATCCAGGGCATCACCAAGCCCGCCATCCGCCGTCTGGCTCGCCGCGGCGGAGTGAAGCGTATCTCCGGTCTGATCTACGAGGAGACCCGCGGGGTGCTCAAGGTGTTCCTGGAGAACGTCATCCGCGACGCCGTCACCTACACCGAGCACGCCAAGAGGAAGACCGTCACCGCCATGGACGTGGTGTACGCGCTGAAGAGGCAGGGCCGCACCCTGTACGGCTTCGGCGGCTAA
- the LOC141006559 gene encoding histone H2B 1/2-like yields MPEPPKVAKKGSKKAVSKAVSKSGKKRRRTRKESYAIYVYKVLKQVHPDTGISSKAMGIMNSFVSDIFERIAGEASRLAHYNKRSTITSREIQTAVRLLLPGELAKHAVSEGTKAVTKYTSSK; encoded by the coding sequence ATGCCTGAACCACCAAAGGTTGCGAAGAAAGGCAGCAAGAAGGCCGTTTCTAAGGCCGTGAGCAAGAGCGGCAAGAAGAGGCGCAGGACCAGGAAGGAGAGCTACGCCATCTACGTGTACAAGGTGCTGAAGCAGGTCCACCCTGACACCGGGATCTCCTCCAAGGCGATGGGCATCATGAACTCCTTCGTGAGCGACATCTTCGAGCGCATCGCCGGTGAGGCCTCCCGCCTGGCCCACTACAACAAGcgctccaccatcacctccagggAGATCCAGACCGCCGTCCGCCTGCTGCTGCCCGGGGAGCTGGCCAAGCACGCCGTGTCCGAGGGCACCAAGGCCGTGACCAAGTACACCAGCTCCAAGTAA
- the LOC141007736 gene encoding histone H2B 1/2-like gives MPEPPKVAKKGSKKAVSKAVSKSGKKRRKTRKESYAIYVYKVLKQVHPDTGISSKAMGIMNSFVSDIFERIAGEASRLAHYNKRSTITSREIQTAVRLLLPGELAKHAVSEGTKAVTKYTSSK, from the coding sequence ATGCCTGAACCACCAAAGGTTGCGAAGAAAGGCTCCAAGAAGGCCGTTTCTAAGGCCGTGAGCAAGAGCggcaagaagaggagaaagaccAGGAAGGAGAGCTACGCCATCTACGTGTACAAGGTCCTGAAGCAGGTGCACCCTGACACCGGCATCTCCTCCAAGGCGATGGGCATCATGAACTCGTTCGTGAGCGACATCTTCGAGCGCATCGCCGGCGAGGCCTCCCGCCTGGCCCACTACAACAAGcgctccaccatcacctccagggAGATCCAGACCGCCGTCCGCCTGCTGCTGCCCGGGGAGCTGGCCAAGCACGCCGTGTCCGAGGGCACCAAGGCCGTGACCAAGTACACCAGCTCCAAGTAG